In the Sinomonas cyclohexanicum genome, ACGACTGGGCCAAGACGGTGCGCGAAATCGCCAGGGAGATCCGTCGCGTCCTCGTCCCGACTGGCACCCTCTGGCTCAACCTCGGCGACACCTACGCCACCCATCCCAGCCAAGGCGCCCCGCCGAAGAGCCTACTGCTCGCCCCGGAGCGCGTCGCAAGACTGCTGCAGGAGGACGGCTGGATCCTGCGCAACAAGATCATCTGGGCAAAGCCGAACCCCATGCCCTCCAGCGTCCCCGACCGCCTCACCGCGGCCCACGAGGTCATCTACCTCTTCGCCAAACAGCCCCGCTACCACTTCGACCTCCACGCCATCCGCGTCCCACATCGCAGCAGGCCAGGACGTCGTGCTCCACATGTCAGCCGCCATCCCCCACGGCCAGAAGACTGGCGCGGCCCCAATGCGAACCACACCAGGGGACTCAAGGCGCTCCAGCGCGAAGGGCTGGTCGGGCATCCGCTCGGGAAGAACCCCGGGGACGTCTGGACCATCCCGACGGCGCCGGGCACCGGCAGCCACCACGCGGCCTTCCCGCGCACATTAGCCGAACGCTGCATCCTGGCCGGAACACCAGCCGCCAGGTGCCGCACCTGCCATGCACCGTGGGCCAGCCCGGTCAGGCGCCTCGGGCGCACCGCTGTCCGCCTCGCCTTCCAGCCCCAGTGCACCCACACAGGGAGCCCCGAACCTGGCGTCGTGCTCGACCCTTTCATCGGCAGCGGCACAACGGCTGTTTCTGCCGAGGCGCTGGATCGGAACTGGATCGGCATCGAGCTCAATCCGACCTACGCCAGCGAGGCCGCCCAGCGTATCCATGGAGCCCGCGCCGCCTGAGCGGGGCAGGGCAGCTCGTCGGTGTACTGCGGCCGGTGACCAGGGCTCCATTCCGGAGCCCCGCCGGTCGCACACATCGAGGAGTTGTCATGACGACCCCCGCAGGCGGAACCGACCGCCACAACCCGGCAGGAGTGAAGACTCTCGCCATCCGGCTCGAACCGGACGTCCACACACAGCTGACGCTCATCGCCCAGCTGCGCGGCAGCACCATCACCGACGAGATCAGGAAAGCCTTGGCGGCGCACATCGCCAGCGTCAAGGACAGCACTGATCTGGCCTCCCAGGCCGAATCCGCCATGGCGGAGATCGAACGTGAAGCCGCC is a window encoding:
- a CDS encoding DNA-methyltransferase, which codes for MNETLNRILVGDALTTLRTIPDSSVDMCLTSPPYYRLRNYNAAGQLGLEPHVDDWAKTVREIAREIRRVLVPTGTLWLNLGDTYATHPSQGAPPKSLLLAPERVARLLQEDGWILRNKIIWAKPNPMPSSVPDRLTAAHEVIYLFAKQPRYHFDLHAIRVPHRSRPGRRAPHVSRHPPRPEDWRGPNANHTRGLKALQREGLVGHPLGKNPGDVWTIPTAPGTGSHHAAFPRTLAERCILAGTPAARCRTCHAPWASPVRRLGRTAVRLAFQPQCTHTGSPEPGVVLDPFIGSGTTAVSAEALDRNWIGIELNPTYASEAAQRIHGARAA